The genome window TCAAAGTTGGTGCTCCAGTAAATAGAATCACGGTCACTCAAGTACATTGCGCCTTGTGTTACAAAAGTCGAGCTCACAAGCATATTTAAATCAGATAATTGCCATGAAATCCTAGCTGGCTATGAACCTGCTAAATAAAAACTTCGACCTAATAAATTTGCCATCAATATCAATTCTGTGCATCTAGGACCTAATTTGTACCACCCAAGTTATCCATCCTCTAAGTTTTACTCATTGAACAATGCAACATACATTGACCGGTTAAATGGAAAAACCGATAATTTCACAATACCTCTCTTAGCATATTCTCTAGCTGCCTCAGTTTCCCATCAGCCTTCCCATGGTTGATTTCAGTAGAATCCTTGAAGTCGTCAACAGAATTCTCCAGCCGGCGTAATCGAGTCTCCAGCTGGGAAATTCGTGCACTGAGACCCTCCACCGCGTGCAACAGATTGCCAAAATGCTGGTTCATCTTTCGCTCAATCACCGAAATCAATGCCGAATCCTCGCAAGCCTGGACAGCATACTTGCTTCCAGATTTTGCAAGGTTAAGGTAGTCCATAGAACTGCCACTCTGTGATTCATAACAGAAGCAAGCAATCACTTGAAACTCTTCAACAATCACGAACACGAATCGAGACATATAACTTCCAAAATTCAACAGCATATCACTtcaaatttccaattttttttctttggtagCTTAAAATTACCAGATCAATTTACATTAAACCGAATTTAATTCGATTTAATAACACAAAATTTAACTAATAAACTCcttacaaaaccctaattacagTTAAAATTCAACTTcccaaatttaccaaacacagaAAGGTTAAAGCTTTAGCTGAAATTTGAAATGCACAAACCTCGAGAGCGGAAATGCGCGGCTCCTGCGAGGCGACACGTCGTGCGGGGCGGAACTGAAAGCTGGAAACggagtcgtcgtcgtcgtccttGTCGTCGTTATCGAATTGTTGAGGGTACGAAAGTTGAGAGAAATCCTCGGAGTGGGACCGAGAGAGTTCCATGATCTGCTTATCCATGAACTCCGTCGTCTTCATCGTGCTAGGAATTTTCTCTGAGATTTTCCGGTGCCTTCCGTCATGTTTTCTGAGAATCCAAACAGCTGATTTTGTAGTGCTTAGTGGCCCGACGGAGATGCCTACGGAGAAATGACCAGCGTTTGAAGCGGAGCCGCAGAGGCTGATTCCTCCACTGTTCCTGATAtgtttcctttctcttttgGGTTGGATTGCGGGTGGGTAAAGCCCAAACGAAATTTCTTTTAGATAAGCTCAATACTAAAGtttgatattttttgtttatttattactTTTTTGTAAAACTAAGAGAATTGTGAAACAAGTTATggaatccggatcctctttgtgagaatcttAGAGATCCATAAatcatattcgttcatcgtacatagtacagtcataaattattttaaatatttttatttaaaattaaatacaatcaATACCTGACAAAAAAtgaccgcatgatgtacgatgaaggACACAATTTATAGATCTCTAGAATCCTCTTCGGAATCCTCACCAAAAGATAcgaagaggatcctgttggcaaGTTatgattcaaaattttgaaaagggaagtggtattggcactccaaaaatctcattctacactcctcacgaatgttttttttttcctaatataaaaagtttggagtgtagaatgaaatttttagagtgctaataacaattcccttctGAAAAAAGCTATGATATAGACGGATATATCGATATgcaaatttatgaaaatattgaTATTAATAGTGATTATCtttgaaggaaattattgaaatttGTGATGAAGTAGGGATCAGATCAACTCATTCAGTTTTACTCGAAATTAGAGaaaaaattgtcaaaaaaattccaaaattcgAAATCTACAATAgattctaacaaaatttatgtaGTGAATTGATAAATGTTGTTGGTATTCACTAATTTTCTTATATGTCAccgatatataataaaatttgtaTTTCACCTCTTTTCATATCAACCCTTGATTAtcaataatttcataaatattttaaacactacGTACATATGTTGATTccttatttaaatattaaagaaaGAATTCAATCATAAtccataatatataattatcatataattcataaaatataattttaaaacATAGTCTTCGTTGCATTTTCCAtaacaaattattaatttaaaacATACTTCTTGTATAAAATCCACTAAGTTCATGATCACTTACCAATCTGGCATATCATATCACACTGTTTGCTGAAATAAAAAACACGATTGAATTACAGATTGAAATTGCTAGCAAGTAGTAACAAGGATCAAATTCTttacatttgatcaaaacaagtAGTCAACTAGAACTGATCTTGAAGAAGTAAGCCATGGCACTTGGACTCTGACCATCTTATCAAAATAATCAAACTTCACTCCATCTCCATCGATCTCACAAGCAGTTGGCCTTTCTGAAGCAAACATTCTCATTTCTCCACAACCCTTCACTCCAATTCTCACCAAACTAGGGTTCCCCTGATGCTCCTCAACTTCTACTGAATCAATTGCACCGCCAGTGTTGAGCATGTTGACCAATCCAATCGGAGCAAATTGGATCAGTTTCTTCCGCAAGACCCTCACCGGAGAAACAGTGAGGAGCTCAAAACTAAAAGGCTCAAGTGGAATCTCTACCTTCTCTGATGGCTTCAAGAGCTTCAGCTTGTTCTGCTGGAACGTGTACACAGCAAATATGGTCACTCCTTGTACTGAAATGGGGTTCTTCCCTTGATTCCATTCCACGTCTTTTGGACTAGCAAAACAAGTCACAGACTTCGAGCAGTCGGGGAAAATTTTGTTCCGCCTGGATTTCGAGCACCATCCTCCGCCTTGACAATTAAAAGCACCCAAAACTCCAGTACACTGGTGCAAGTACATGTCGAAAAACATTGAGTTAGCACTAAAACTAAAAAGGGCATCTTTTTAAACCCTATCTTACAGttcaagcaatatttagggttattgctagctagctagcttaCCAAACATTACTACACTTTGAAAGGAGAAAAGCTAGCATCAGTTGTCATCACGTTGGTAGGGGGTTGGAGCCCATTCACGAGACTCACAACCAATAACAGTTTAAGTCACACATGTTCTACCATTAACAGTTGTAATGGAGTTAAGCAGGTACTTGATAACCGACGCTAGTTTTCTCTGTTAGAGAAATAATTTATGCACTCAATTTCTCTCGTATGACCAACGCTAGCTTCTCTCTGCAGGTATTTATGTTCCAAATGCAAACAATAAACAAACACCATGTAGAGCGAGAAAAAGAGTGCCAAAATCACTTCCCGTGCTTTTAAAAGAGTTTCTTACTTTGTTGAGGTTCCATATTTTGAGCATTGTTTTGCCATCATGCAAAGGGTCTTCAAATAGGCAATCCCCAGCAGGAAGGGCATAGTGTTGACATCGCAGTACGGACCCATCAGGCAGCACCATGCTCTTAAGAAGCTTGAAGTTGTGCTTTCCGACAGAGTCACTAATGTAGATTGGTCCTCCGGATATAGCTCTTGATGCAGCATGGAATTCAGCACAAGGGTGAGTAGACTGAAACATGTCCCAATCTGGCTGTATGATGTTGCCCATCCAAAGGCTATTGTAGGCGCAGTGCACCATGTGACACCCTTGCAGCCAATATGTTCCATCTGCTTCCGCTGTCGTCTCAGACCAAAAATCATCTCCTATGACATTTGTATCAATGCGAAGAAATAGGTTAGACCTGCAAATAACTGATAAGAGAATGCAAAttcttcaaataaaaaaactattgAGGTTTTCTACAAATTGTTCCCTGGACGTATATCAATCACCCTGTCAGTTGatgaaaaatttgaaaatttgacagTGGGGAGATAATTGGCTACTTGTAAAAGTTGAAACGGATAATTGGCTCCAATAAAAGATTATGGTGGAAATTAGTGGTAACTTATAAGTTCGTAATGTAAATCGCAAAAAAGAAATTCGAATGCAAAATACTTGCTCGGAATATATAGTCTACATACCAACACGTCCAAGGGCTATGGCCTCGGTTCCGAGGTACATAAAGTCATTGCAGTGCTGCATGCTAGCAATCACCCCATTGCCATTGAAATGCTTCCTCATGGAAGCAGTCAGTGCCTTGTAGTAGGCTTTCGCCAGCTCAACCCGACCCCCAAAATCCTCGCATAACATCTCAAGCAACTGCACCATGGCATGAAATAGAAATTAAATCCAACAGTATATCTCCCGATTTAATATGCAAACTCACCTTTGAAATATGACAATGAtagctttttctttttgtttccttGTTTTGCGAAGGATAAAatacactagtagaaaaaactaCATGCCCGATAGAATTTTAGTCGACAAAAATGATTAGTCGTATTGATAATGTGAATTGAGTTAATGATCTCTACGAACAAAGATGTCATATAACATTGTTTCAAACCATCATACATACACCATTAcgacgagaaatttttagttgtgacgggaacacaagtCGTACACCACTTGTTTTAATAGGAGTgatgtgaaattttattttttagcacacatatctcaccatttgttTAGTAACACATGGTATACCACCATGTataccggtcacactgaaaaatctcccCATTATGACATTCACGCTATCCAAATAATTAATGTCTAAGTACAAATAACAATTCCATAATTTGAACCAATAAAATATATTATAGAGCCAAATAATATTACAGTATAGtaatgaaaagttcaaaacgGTGCACATGTGTCCAAACTCGTACTACGTAAGCAAAATAATTTGTGACGTTTTTCAAAAGTGAAAAAGGATAAAAAGAGCTTAATTTCGAGAACGAACTTACGTGTATGACATCAACCTTAACACCATCGATCCCCGCCGACTGAAGATAAGAGTGCATCCCCTCATACAACTTGTGCGCCACCTCCGGCAGAACCAACCCTACTCCATTCCTCACAATTTTGTCCACGGCCATGTCCTCCATTGCCCTCTCCAATCCCGGAGACAACTTAGGATTAATCACCCTGCACTCTTCAGGCATCCCTGGACTATTAGTCCTTGGCCTAATCCCACCCCAATATCCACAAAGCGCATGCCACACATACACATGCTCCACACTCCCAAACTCCTCCTTCAAATCCTTTATAAAGCCACCCATGCCCTTGCTAGACGCACCCTCATAGTCCTTAAACTTATAATTCTCATGAAAACTAATCAGCCTGCCTGGCATTTGTTCCCCGGCTGATATCCTGGTCATGCTTTCTTGCCCCTCCACCGGGTCCTCGTCGTGGCAGACCGATTGCCATCCGTCGTCGATGAGGACTAGTCCTGGAGGGCACCCACCTTCCACTAGGCCCTTCACACTTTCCCACACCCCTCTGGGGTGCACCATAAGATAGAACGCATCCCATGTACACCACCCAAGCTTGTCAACTATTTTTGGTACATCTTTCTCCTCTAGGAGCTTGAACGTCCCCAAGTGGGCCCTCACCACCTTCATTGACTCGTTGACCAAACTATAAGGGTCATCGCCGACGTGCATGTACAAGCAGCTTCTAAAGCTCGAGCCGCTGACACGTTTCGAGCCGCTTTCCACGCACATGTCCACATAGTCGTCGTTTGCATGACTAGGTTGGAGAGAGGCTCTGAAGGGTCCTTCCAGAAGTGGAAGAATCACAACGTAGGGTCGGCCGGAGTCGTTTTTGTCCAAGAGCATCATCTGGGTCTCGTGCTCCACGTCGTTTCCGGTGGTTCCGGTCCAGTGGGTGGACCACCAGACCTTGAACCGGAATATGCTCATGAACCTGATGCCGATGAGTTTTCCGATGTGGACCACGTGGCGGCTCTTGGGCTCGTCCGCGTCGAATCCCAGGAAGCAGCCAGAGGGCTTGCTCTTGTTAAAAGGTGACAGGGTTGCTGTGACGCTGAGAGGGACTTCAGTGAGGATTGGGTGGCCATTAGCGAGAAGGTTGGATCCATTGAGAGTTATTGGGAGTTGTGATGATGTGTCATCCACTGCAAGGCCCATTACGTCTAGAGCATTCTTTGTTAGGCTTGGAGCCATGGAAGCCTAGCTTAGAGATAAGGAGTGAGAGAGATTGTGGTAGCTTGGTGAGTAGAACTCGGTAATAGGGAGTGGGGGGTTATATAGAGATATGATTTGTAAAgcggttggtgtgtgtgtgaagACACTTTTAATTAGTTCAGGTTTGTGATTTGCTTTAGACCAAGAGAGAGATAAAAAAGTTTCTGATTTGCCAAAGAATGAGTGATGAAAATGTACAAGGATGAATCATTTGTACtagggttctttagatatagaCCCATGTAACTcttattttctatataaaaacccacctaattataaacattcaaataaaacttaaatttaaaagcGATTGCCATGTAGGAAAGTAATTGAcctattaatacaaaatatttacaacttgtaccacaacaatcaaaataaatcaataaatattattactcaCCTTACCCctaacacacacatacacatatatatacgttCAAATGTATCTAGTACTACCAcaagctcaatatatatatatatatatgtacatatgtaTGCACAATACTACATATATGAtcaaacatattatactaattaatctacctatatgtaaatttatgatgagcaaataacatatattttgtaggtatattattttgtatgtatcatcatatatattgggcacattttattattatatgtacaaaataataggtaaaatagtattgaataaaataataatatttttttatgtaggtacattattttgcatgtattttgcatacattgggtttgctttattatgtaggtaaattattttgcatgtttttTTACATATAGTGGAGAaattattttgcttcttttaagcaatctaacattttaaaatttgaatagtAGGTGcactgaatcaaataacattttttgtaggtaaataaatttattatttattattttcgtaaaatcattaattctccctTATAATCTATATGGAACTAATTGtgtacatcaaacattcaaataacgGTATTTTGGGCATCgaaattttttaaatgtgtaaagtcaattataattaatgaatttgctgatgtggaatctagttaatgggttttatttgagtaaaaaacttatgacgggttttatgtggagaaaattaaatttcaggggctaaagtcatattttcagtttgTACTACTACATAATT of Malus sylvestris chromosome 6, drMalSylv7.2, whole genome shotgun sequence contains these proteins:
- the LOC126626142 gene encoding galactinol--sucrose galactosyltransferase-like, translated to MAPSLTKNALDVMGLAVDDTSSQLPITLNGSNLLANGHPILTEVPLSVTATLSPFNKSKPSGCFLGFDADEPKSRHVVHIGKLIGIRFMSIFRFKVWWSTHWTGTTGNDVEHETQMMLLDKNDSGRPYVVILPLLEGPFRASLQPSHANDDYVDMCVESGSKRVSGSSFRSCLYMHVGDDPYSLVNESMKVVRAHLGTFKLLEEKDVPKIVDKLGWCTWDAFYLMVHPRGVWESVKGLVEGGCPPGLVLIDDGWQSVCHDEDPVEGQESMTRISAGEQMPGRLISFHENYKFKDYEGASSKGMGGFIKDLKEEFGSVEHVYVWHALCGYWGGIRPRTNSPGMPEECRVINPKLSPGLERAMEDMAVDKIVRNGVGLVLPEVAHKLYEGMHSYLQSAGIDGVKVDVIHLLEMLCEDFGGRVELAKAYYKALTASMRKHFNGNGVIASMQHCNDFMYLGTEAIALGRVGDDFWSETTAEADGTYWLQGCHMVHCAYNSLWMGNIIQPDWDMFQSTHPCAEFHAASRAISGGPIYISDSVGKHNFKLLKSMVLPDGSVLRCQHYALPAGDCLFEDPLHDGKTMLKIWNLNKCTGVLGAFNCQGGGWCSKSRRNKIFPDCSKSVTCFASPKDVEWNQGKNPISVQGVTIFAVYTFQQNKLKLLKPSEKVEIPLEPFSFELLTVSPVRVLRKKLIQFAPIGLVNMLNTGGAIDSVEVEEHQGNPSLVRIGVKGCGEMRMFASERPTACEIDGDGVKFDYFDKMVRVQVPWLTSSRSVLVDYLF